In Tiliqua scincoides isolate rTilSci1 chromosome 1, rTilSci1.hap2, whole genome shotgun sequence, the following are encoded in one genomic region:
- the RAB15 gene encoding ras-related protein Rab-15 isoform X3, giving the protein MKTIEVDGIKVRIQIWDTAGQERYQTITKQYYRRAQGIFLVYDISSERSYQHIMKWASDVDEYAPDGVQKILIGNKADEEDKRQVGREQGLQLAKEYGMDFYETSACTNLNIKESFTRLTELVLQAHKKELDGLRMYAADELNLVELEEEASKPEGTEHSPKTCWC; this is encoded by the exons GGATACTGCAGGCCAGGAGCGATACCAGACTATCACTAAGCAGTACTACAGACGAGCCCAg GGGATTTTCTTGGTGTATGACATTAGCAGTGAGCGCTCATACCAGCATATAATGAAATGGGCAAGTGATGTGGATGAG TATGCCCCAGATGGTGTTCAGAAGATCCTCATTGGGAATAAAGCAGATGAAGAAGAcaagaggcaagtaggcagagagcAAGGTCTTCAG CTGGCTAAGGAATATGGCATGGATTTTTATGAAACTAGTGCCTGTACCAACTTGAACATCAAAGAG TCTTTCACTCGTCTGACAGAGCTGGTCCTGCAGGCTCATAAGAAGGAGCTGGATGGACTTCGAATGTATGCGGCTGATGAACTAAATCTGGttgagctggaggaggaggcaagcaAGCCAGAGGGTACAGAGCACtctcccaagacctgctggtgCTGA